A genome region from Phaenicophaeus curvirostris isolate KB17595 chromosome 10, BPBGC_Pcur_1.0, whole genome shotgun sequence includes the following:
- the LOC138724749 gene encoding uncharacterized protein has translation MAQLQRMKVHAPSTTRLATPQLTRGISEGIDVQLRFILVLAREDNTDLGSVQALDTFCANTVLKAASSPGGRGHLPVPLSGAEAGHSLGQALVSRAPVGRKLMAIYRCQPGRIWVFFSLLVLLLVTLQAVEKLQPPRTCRCELERGLQQTTGHGHKTLQPPDLLWEDHPLPWQRKAMLDPASTESARDIFQMQPFSSRETPPERSPDSQEEHWPWEPVESNEKVKARPPSTKLKSHLLDLRTATQGAPPPSLSGRISEVLGGADAVTSNFIIFANRMSTEEHGATSPPGTRQVVTQSQALHQDMGTPDHQWDTLLKPSLPNSAQPPQAEGFYETSTERGFIPSWTEASKGVEVTFGKDQQAKWTSSPRETCKPQTDIVFLKVHKSASSTVMNILFRFGEAHNLTFAFPIGGGNQLYYPHHFLAKFVQGFSPGSPRRFNILCHHMRFLQPEVQKVVSSSAFYFSILRNPVQLMESSFMYYKATSAFSRARSLEEFLSHPYRYYNPASGDRHYAKNLMAFDFGFNPDAEASAKRVQLMLKAIEASFDLLLISEYFDESMVLLKEKLCWDLDSVVFFPLNSRDRKTKATLSAATVEKIKDWNRLDWEIYTHFNRTFWERIDRDFGRERMQREVQALRGRQAELARVCLQGTGSVAPQDIKDSSLRPLQHGSAKIVGYNIKQGLDEETERMCRRLVTPELQYSGALYKKQFAQTHRVAPSRQGSAPRHRLEGTQN, from the exons ATGGCTCAGCTGCAGAGGATGAAGGTTCACGCACCATCCACGACTCGCCTCGCCACCCCTCAACTCACCCGCGGCATCTCAGAGGGCATCGACGTCCAACTGAGATTCATTCTCGTGTTGGCACGTG AAGACAACACTGATTTGGGCAGCGTTCAAGCCCTGGATACCTTCTGTGCCAACACGGTCCTGAAG GCAGCCAGCAGCCCTGGAGGCCGTGGCCATCTGCCCGTGCCCCTCAGCGGCGCGGAGGCCGGTCACTCCCTGGGGCAGGCGCTGGTGAGCAGGGCACCGGTGGGAAG GAAGTTGATGGCAATATACAGGTGCCAGCCAGGTCGGATCTGGGTCTTCTTCAGCCTCCTCGTTCTCCTTTTAGTCACGCTTCAAGCTGTGGAGAAGCTGCAGCCCCCTAG AACCTGCCGGTGTGAGCTGGAGCGTGGCCTGCAGCAGACCACGGGCCACGGCCACAAGACGCTCCAGCCCCCCGACCTGCTGTGGGAGGACCAtcccctgccctggcagaggaaAGCCATGCTGGACCCTGCTTCCACAGAGAGCGCGCGGGACATTTTTCAGATGCAACCGTTCTCCAGCCGAGAGACTCCACCAGAAAGAAGCCCAGACAGCCAAGAGGAGCACTGGCCGTGGGAGCCTGTGGAGAGCAACGAGAAGGTGAAAGCCCGTCCTCCATCCACAAAGCTGAAATCCCATCTTCTTGACCTAAGAACAGCAACCCAAGGGGCTCCTCCTCCAAGTCTTTCTGGGAGAATCTCAGAGGTTTTGGGAGGTGCTGATGCCGTCACCAGCAATTTCATCATCTTTGCAAACAGGATGAGCACAGAGGAGCACGGAGCAACTTCACCACCAGGGACAAGGCAGGTGGTGACACAGAGCCAGGCGCTGCACCAAGACATGGGTACTCCTGACCATCAGTGGGACACCTTGCTTAAACCCTCCTTGCCAAATTCAGCTCAACCTCCACAAGCAGAGGGCTTCTATGAGACAAGCACAGAAAGAGGATTTATCCCAAGTTGGACAGAAGCCTCGAAGGGTGTTGAGGTGACTTTTGGAAAAGACCAGCAGGCCAAATGGACGTCCTCACCAAGGGAGACCTGCAAACCCCAAACTGACATTGTTTTCCTCAAAGTCCACAAGAGCGCCAGCAGCACCGTCATGAACATCCTCTTCCGCTTCGGCGAGGCGCACAACCTCACCTTCGCCTTCCCCATCGGGGGTGGCAACCAGCTCTACTACCCCCACCACTTCTTAGCAAAGTTCGTGCAGGGCTTCTCCCCCGGCAGCCCCCGGCGGTTCAACATCCTCTGCCACCACATGCGATTCCTGCAGCCAGAG GTGCAGAAAGTGGTGTCCAGCTCAGCTTTCTACTTTTCTATCTTGAGGAACCCTGTGCAGCTCATGGAGTCCTCCTTCATGTACTACAAGGCCACGTCAGCTTTCTCCCGCGCTCGGAGCCTGGAGGAGTTCCTCAGCCATCCCTACCGCTACTACAACCCTGCAAGCGGCGACAGGCACTACGCCAAGAACCTGATGGCATTCGACTTCGGATTCAACCCCGACGCAGAGGCCTCAGCCAAGCGGGTGCAACTCATGCTGAAGGCCATCGAGGCATCTTTTGACTTGCTCCTCATCTCCGAGTACTTTGACGAGTCCATGGTGCTGCTGAAGGAGAAGCTGTGCTGGGACCTGGACAGCGTGGTCTTCTTCCCGCTTAACAGCAGGGACAGAAAGACCAAGGCCACCCTCTCAGCTGCCACGGTGGAGAAGATAaaggactggaacaggctggactgGGAAATCTACACACACTTCAACAGGACCTTCTGGGAAAGGATCGACCGAGACTTCGGGCGGGAGCGCATGCAGCGGGAGGTGCAGGCGCTGCGGGGGAGGCAGGCAGAGCTAGCGAGGGTCTGCCTGCAAGGGACGGGCAGCGTGGCCCCCCAGGACATCAAGGACTCTTCCCTGCGGCCGCTGCAGCACGGCAGCGCCAAGATTGTGGGCTACAACATCAAGCAGGGCTTGGATGAGGAGACGGAGCGCATGTGCCGGCGGCTGGTGACCCCGGAGCTCCAATACAGCGGCGCTCTCTACAAGAAGCAGTTTGCCCAGACCCACCGCGTGGCTCCGTCGCGGCAGGGCAGCGCCCCGCGGCACAGGCTGGAGGGCACCCAAAACTGa
- the LOC138724905 gene encoding aquaporin-12-like, producing MASLNVSIAFVFLVVGLCQVLRRLSKWLLSPGAYGCLARELAGSFQLCASCLELRMLVDIGPWGGGFGLDVVLTLLFLLFVVHGASFDGASANPTVSLQEFLLRESSLVATAAKLLAQGAGAGLGWALTRLYWSWELTHFHLIQNLIASECSSSIRTSLRHAALVEGTCSFFFHLVLCKSRQSPLRYRVPALAATVTFLTYAAGPFTGAFFNPALATASTFHCLGSSFWDYVQVYWLGPLAGMLTALLLYQGNIPRLFQKNLLYGQKSKYRIPKAKAAARVEGDEPCRKRKEEKNHSEPRA from the exons ATGGCCAGCCTGAATGTCtccattgcttttgttttcctggtggTCGGGCTGTGCCAGGTGCTCAGGCGGCTTTCCAAGTGGCTTCTGTCTCCCGGAGCATACGGCTGCCTTGCCAGAGAACTTGCTGGCTCGTTCCAGTTGTGCGCGAGCTGCCTGGAGCTGCGGATGCTGGTGGACATCGGCCCGTGGGGTGGTGGCTTTGGGCTGGATGTGGTCCTgactctgctcttcctcctcttcgTGGTTCACGGCGCCTCTTTTGATGGAGCATCCGCCAACCCCACCGTCTCTCTCCAGGAGTTCCTGCTCCGTGAGTCCAGCCTTGTAGCCACAGCCGCCAAGCTGCTGGCCCAGGGCGCGGGcgcggggctgggctgggctctcACCCGACTCTACTGGTCCTGGGAGCTGACGCATTTCCACCTCATCCAGAATCTGATAGCATCGGAGTGCAGCTCCTCGATCCGCACGTCTCTGCGCCACGCGGCCTTGGTGGAAGGCacctgctctttctttttccaccttGTCCTTTGCAAGTCACGACAGAGCCCCCTGAGGTACCGCGTCCCTGCCCTGGCTGCCACTGTCACCTTCCTGACCTACGCAG CCGGGCCGTTCACGGGAGCCTTCTTCAACCCTGCCCTGGCCACAGCCTCCACCTTCCACTGCTTGGGCAGCAGCTTCTGGGACTACGTCCAGGTTTACTGGCTGGGGCCCCTCGCAG GGATGCTCACTGCCCTCCTGCTGTACCAAGGCAACATCCCGAGACTCTTCCAGAAGAACCTTCTTTACGGCCAAAAAAGCAAATACCGGATCCCCAAGGCAAAGGCGGCAGCACGCGTGGAGGGTGATGAACCATGTcggaagaggaaagaggagaagaacCACTCCGAGCCTCGTGCCTGA